In a single window of the Acetivibrio clariflavus DSM 19732 genome:
- a CDS encoding type III restriction-modification system endonuclease gives MKLKFDKNLEYQQQAIASVVDLFRGQTPMHTNFTVSAYNGQIGLFDTENGIGNRLELDEEEILKNLQEVQLRNGLPQTKYLKAGEYDFDIEMETGTGKTYVYLRTIFELHKNYGFSKFIIVVPSIAIKEGVYKTLQITEEHFKELYDNTIYHYFIYDSSKLEQVRSFAVSDNIEIMVINIDAFRKSFTDPTKETKANIIHRTNDRLNGMKPIELIQETRPIVIIDEPQSVDTTPKAKEAIKSLNPLCIFRYSATHVERHNLVYKLDAVDSYNLGLVKQIEVAGFTTKDYHNKAYLKLLSVDNKKSPITAKIEMDVKDRRGVVKRKAVTVKRGDDLYEKSGGRDVYEGYIISEIYCEEGNEYVAFTSKPDILRIGKPIGDVDDLAIKEQQIRKTIEEHLDKELVLNKLGIKVLSLFFIDRVANYRYYDENGNPQKGIYAKLFEKHYNDLIRLPKYNTLFKDIDLDTTAEEVHNGYFSADKKGVLKDTSGSTQDDEDTYNLIMKDKERLLSFDTKLRFIFSHSALREGWDNPNVFQICTLNETQSEVKKRQEIGRGLRLCVNQEGERQYGSFVNTLTVIANESYEEFAAKLQKEYETESGIRFGIIETHLFANIPVKQEDGSIKYLGQEASEAIFKAFLDNGYIDETGEVQDKLKIDIKDNKLNVPEDYEHVKADITALARKVCSGLNIKNNSDKKAIKLNKRVYLDPEFKELWDRIKYKTTYSVDFDSEKLIDECCREMQKSLFISSPKLIYTKAGLDISAGGVVAEESDRYAVALDNQQENLPDIIAYLQNETNLTRKTIVEILIRSNTLHLFKKNPQKYMEQVAQIITAKMRLMIVDGIKYTKIGNDEYYAQELFESKELIGYLSKNMMESKKSVYEYVVYDSANEEKFARSFENNSKVKLYAKLPGWFTIPTPLGSYNPDWAVLIDADGKDKLYFVLETKADTMFDALRPTERAKIECGKKHFEALGTEVGFEDIDSFEGFIEEKVVVK, from the coding sequence ATGAAGTTGAAATTTGATAAAAACCTAGAATACCAACAGCAGGCCATAGCTTCCGTTGTGGATTTGTTTAGAGGCCAAACGCCTATGCATACTAATTTTACCGTATCAGCTTATAATGGACAAATAGGCCTGTTTGATACAGAAAACGGTATAGGCAACAGGCTTGAACTGGATGAAGAAGAGATTCTTAAAAATTTGCAAGAAGTCCAGCTTAGAAATGGCCTGCCACAAACAAAGTATCTAAAAGCCGGCGAGTATGATTTTGATATAGAGATGGAAACCGGTACAGGTAAGACCTATGTTTATTTAAGGACAATTTTTGAACTCCATAAAAACTATGGGTTTTCCAAGTTTATTATTGTTGTTCCCAGTATTGCCATTAAAGAAGGTGTGTATAAGACCTTACAGATTACAGAGGAACATTTTAAGGAATTATATGATAATACAATTTACCACTACTTTATATATGATAGTAGCAAACTGGAACAGGTAAGAAGTTTTGCGGTAAGCGATAATATCGAGATTATGGTTATAAATATTGACGCTTTTAGGAAGAGTTTTACAGACCCTACTAAGGAAACTAAGGCTAATATTATTCATAGGACAAATGACAGATTAAACGGTATGAAGCCTATTGAGCTTATTCAGGAGACCAGACCCATTGTTATTATAGATGAGCCACAATCTGTAGACACGACTCCTAAAGCCAAAGAGGCTATTAAGTCCCTAAATCCATTATGTATATTTCGTTACTCAGCTACTCATGTGGAAAGGCACAATCTGGTTTATAAGCTGGATGCAGTAGACAGCTATAATTTAGGTCTAGTTAAACAGATAGAAGTTGCCGGGTTTACAACTAAAGACTACCACAATAAAGCCTACTTGAAGCTTTTATCTGTAGACAATAAAAAATCTCCTATAACAGCCAAAATAGAGATGGATGTCAAAGATAGAAGAGGTGTGGTTAAACGGAAAGCGGTAACGGTTAAGCGTGGAGATGACCTTTATGAAAAATCCGGAGGGCGTGATGTCTATGAAGGATATATTATTAGCGAGATTTATTGTGAAGAAGGGAACGAATACGTTGCCTTTACAAGTAAGCCGGATATTTTACGTATAGGTAAACCTATAGGAGATGTGGACGACCTGGCCATAAAAGAACAGCAGATTAGAAAGACAATAGAGGAGCACTTAGATAAAGAACTGGTATTAAACAAGCTGGGAATAAAAGTGCTGAGTCTGTTCTTTATTGACCGTGTGGCAAATTATCGCTACTATGATGAAAATGGGAATCCTCAAAAGGGTATCTATGCAAAGCTCTTTGAAAAACATTATAACGACCTCATAAGACTGCCTAAGTATAATACGCTGTTTAAAGATATTGATTTAGATACTACAGCCGAAGAAGTTCATAATGGCTATTTTTCAGCGGATAAGAAAGGTGTCTTAAAAGATACCAGCGGTTCTACGCAAGATGATGAGGATACTTACAACTTGATTATGAAAGACAAGGAACGTCTTTTATCTTTTGATACTAAACTTAGATTTATTTTCTCCCACTCAGCATTACGTGAGGGCTGGGATAACCCCAATGTGTTTCAGATATGTACCCTAAATGAAACACAGAGCGAGGTTAAAAAGCGTCAAGAGATTGGTCGTGGCCTGCGTCTTTGTGTTAATCAGGAAGGAGAACGTCAGTATGGTTCTTTTGTAAACACATTGACGGTTATCGCTAATGAAAGCTATGAGGAATTTGCAGCTAAACTCCAGAAAGAATACGAAACTGAAAGCGGCATAAGATTTGGCATTATTGAAACTCATTTATTTGCCAATATTCCGGTAAAACAAGAGGATGGAAGCATAAAGTATTTAGGACAGGAGGCTTCTGAGGCCATATTCAAAGCATTTTTAGATAATGGCTATATTGATGAAACAGGTGAAGTGCAAGACAAGCTGAAAATTGATATAAAAGACAACAAGCTAAATGTACCGGAAGATTATGAACATGTAAAAGCTGATATTACGGCTCTTGCCAGAAAAGTATGTAGCGGACTTAATATCAAGAACAATAGCGATAAAAAAGCTATTAAGCTTAATAAGCGGGTCTATCTTGACCCTGAGTTTAAAGAGCTATGGGATAGGATAAAATACAAAACTACCTATTCTGTAGATTTTGATAGTGAAAAGCTAATCGATGAATGTTGTAGAGAGATGCAGAAAAGCTTATTTATAAGTTCACCAAAGCTTATATATACGAAAGCAGGGCTTGATATTAGTGCAGGTGGCGTTGTGGCGGAAGAATCAGATAGATATGCTGTTGCTTTGGATAACCAACAGGAAAATCTGCCTGATATTATTGCCTATCTTCAAAATGAAACCAATTTAACCAGAAAAACCATTGTGGAGATACTGATAAGAAGCAATACTCTCCACCTTTTTAAGAAGAACCCTCAAAAGTATATGGAGCAGGTAGCGCAAATTATCACTGCTAAAATGAGGTTAATGATAGTTGATGGCATTAAATACACGAAGATAGGTAACGACGAATATTACGCACAAGAACTTTTTGAAAGTAAGGAACTTATAGGCTATTTGTCTAAAAACATGATGGAAAGTAAAAAATCAGTATATGAATATGTGGTATATGATAGTGCCAACGAGGAGAAGTTTGCCAGAAGCTTTGAAAACAATAGCAAAGTTAAGTTGTATGCAAAACTTCCCGGCTGGTTTACCATACCCACTCCCTTAGGCAGTTATAATCCTGACTGGGCTGTACTAATTGATGCGGACGGCAAGGATAAACTGTACTTTGTACTGGAAACCAAAGCTGATACTATGTTTGATGCTTTGAGACCAACGGAAAGAGCTAAAATTGAATGCGGGAAGAAACATTTTGAGGCTTTAGGTACTGAAGTAGGATTTGAAGATATAGATAGTTTTGAAGGATTTATAGAGGAGAAAGTAGTAGTAAAGTAG
- a CDS encoding site-specific DNA-methyltransferase, translating to MIETTLTGKTPDIGEENIKKLMTMFPEVVTEGKVDFEKLKQLLGEYVDDSNERYNFTWNGKGRALRLSQTPSLGTLRPCKEESKDWDTTQNLYIEGDNLEVLKLLQKSYHSKVKMIYIDPPYNTGKDFVYPDDFHDSLENYKKLTGQVDSEGNRISTNTEASGRYHTDWLNMMYPRLRLARNLLTEDGVIFISIDDNEVHNLRKICDEVFGEDNFVSAFIRKGSGGRQDSKHYAIVHEYILCYAKQISLYISGKELKEDENYPFYDEVKKLKYKTQLLRKWGENSKRTDRPNLFYPIPDPDGNDHFPMLPSGEEGCWRWGKEKMFEEIKNGRVEFKRKDGAWIAYEKIFEPTSDNPNTKLFTTIVDDIGSSSGAGLLKQIFNEKIFDYPKPVDLIKRVINFVNIKDDDIILDFFSGSATTAHAIMQLNAEDGGNRKFIMVQLPEPTDEKSEAYKAGYKNICEIGKERIRRAGEKIKEEYKDKENIENLDIGFKVFKLDTSNIRKWQPDYDNLEQSLMDYVDNFVEGRTEFDVVYEIMLKYGLDLTYPVDEFTIAGKKVYSIGYGMLMICLDNEITTEVAKGILTKIKELSPESSRVVFKDNGFKSDSNKTNIKEILKSGGIEEFITI from the coding sequence ATGATAGAAACAACTCTTACGGGCAAAACCCCGGACATAGGGGAAGAAAATATCAAGAAGTTAATGACCATGTTTCCTGAAGTTGTTACAGAGGGAAAGGTAGATTTTGAAAAGCTGAAGCAACTTTTAGGTGAATATGTAGATGATAGTAACGAACGCTATAATTTCACCTGGAACGGTAAAGGACGAGCCTTGCGTTTATCCCAAACACCTTCACTGGGAACGTTAAGACCATGTAAAGAAGAAAGCAAAGACTGGGATACAACTCAGAACCTTTACATAGAGGGAGATAACCTTGAGGTATTAAAACTTTTGCAAAAGAGCTACCATAGCAAGGTTAAGATGATATACATAGACCCACCCTATAATACGGGTAAGGACTTTGTTTATCCCGACGACTTTCACGACAGCCTTGAGAATTATAAGAAACTCACAGGACAAGTAGATAGCGAAGGCAATAGAATAAGCACAAATACAGAAGCAAGTGGACGCTATCATACGGATTGGCTTAATATGATGTATCCGAGACTAAGATTAGCAAGAAATCTGCTTACGGAAGACGGGGTTATTTTTATTAGTATTGATGATAATGAGGTGCATAACTTAAGGAAGATTTGTGATGAGGTGTTTGGGGAAGATAATTTTGTATCTGCCTTTATTAGAAAAGGTAGTGGTGGTAGACAAGACAGCAAACATTATGCAATAGTTCACGAATATATTCTATGTTATGCAAAGCAGATTTCACTTTATATATCAGGGAAAGAGTTGAAAGAGGATGAGAATTATCCGTTTTACGATGAGGTTAAGAAGTTAAAGTATAAAACACAACTATTACGAAAATGGGGAGAAAATAGTAAACGCACTGATAGACCTAACTTATTTTATCCTATTCCAGACCCGGATGGTAATGACCATTTTCCAATGCTCCCTTCAGGCGAGGAAGGTTGCTGGCGTTGGGGTAAAGAAAAAATGTTTGAAGAAATAAAGAATGGGAGAGTAGAGTTTAAAAGAAAGGATGGAGCTTGGATTGCATACGAGAAAATTTTTGAACCAACCTCTGATAATCCAAATACAAAGCTATTTACCACTATTGTTGATGATATAGGTTCCTCATCAGGTGCTGGACTATTAAAGCAAATATTTAATGAAAAGATATTTGATTATCCAAAACCTGTGGATTTAATTAAAAGAGTTATTAATTTTGTAAATATAAAAGATGATGATATAATTCTAGACTTCTTTTCAGGCTCCGCTACCACCGCCCATGCCATAATGCAACTTAATGCCGAAGACGGTGGCAACCGCAAATTTATTATGGTTCAGCTTCCTGAGCCTACTGATGAAAAATCTGAAGCCTATAAAGCAGGTTATAAAAACATTTGTGAGATAGGCAAAGAGCGTATCCGTCGTGCAGGTGAAAAAATCAAAGAAGAATATAAAGATAAAGAAAATATAGAAAACCTTGATATTGGCTTTAAGGTGTTTAAGCTTGATACCTCTAATATCAGAAAGTGGCAGCCGGATTATGATAATTTAGAGCAATCTTTAATGGACTATGTGGACAATTTTGTGGAAGGCAGGACGGAATTTGATGTTGTTTATGAGATAATGCTTAAATATGGTCTTGACCTGACTTATCCAGTTGATGAGTTTACGATTGCCGGTAAGAAAGTCTATTCTATTGGCTATGGCATGCTGATGATTTGCCTTGATAATGAGATTACAACAGAGGTTGCTAAGGGTATTTTGACAAAAATAAAAGAATTATCACCTGAAAGCAGCAGAGTTGTATTTAAGGATAATGGATTTAAGTCAGACAGTAACAAGACCAATATCAAGGAAATTCTTAAATCTGGCGGAATTGAAGAGTTTATAACTATATAG
- a CDS encoding DUF4391 domain-containing protein, with protein MDTYKFLNIPDSCFIGSTIYKKLFYENANLSTSDKSLFTDTINKVVWLYCLKPETINIPAYKDEVREYPEIEVIEVILNKEYGLNRIAEIIMRTIPYPMLLIFKLEDKIRFYMAHQRTSQSDSSKNTIEEFISTDWLSNDSALFAKLDIKQMRFTNFYTLYSDIVDAISIYNLSAIMPTDDTVTGAKARELSAKIEDIEQRIANLRSKLKKESQFNRKMELNIEIKKLEQRKNKLLGGDNE; from the coding sequence ATGGATACTTACAAATTTCTAAACATTCCGGATTCCTGCTTTATTGGTAGCACTATTTACAAGAAGTTATTTTATGAAAATGCAAATTTATCTACTAGTGATAAATCCTTGTTTACAGATACCATAAACAAGGTAGTATGGCTCTACTGCCTTAAACCTGAAACAATAAATATACCGGCATATAAGGATGAAGTAAGAGAATATCCGGAAATTGAAGTTATAGAAGTTATTTTAAATAAAGAATATGGGCTTAACAGAATAGCTGAGATTATTATGAGGACTATCCCCTACCCTATGCTGCTGATTTTTAAGCTGGAAGATAAAATACGGTTTTATATGGCTCACCAGAGGACAAGCCAAAGTGACAGCAGCAAGAATACCATTGAGGAATTTATCTCTACTGACTGGTTAAGTAATGATAGTGCTTTATTCGCTAAGCTTGATATAAAGCAAATGAGGTTTACAAACTTCTATACACTTTATAGTGATATAGTTGACGCTATCAGTATTTATAATCTATCAGCCATTATGCCAACAGATGACACTGTAACTGGTGCCAAGGCAAGAGAACTCTCAGCAAAGATAGAAGATATAGAGCAAAGAATTGCAAATCTGCGATCTAAGCTCAAGAAGGAAAGCCAGTTTAACCGCAAAATGGAGCTAAATATAGAGATTAAGAAATTAGAACAGAGAAAAAATAAATTGCTTGGAGGCGATAACGAATGA
- a CDS encoding helicase-related protein, translating into MRSPKVLDNKKYRVIDELKAELCKGSKLSIISAYFTIYAYEELKKELSKIDSMRFIFTEPTFVRKDQELYREYFIVRHPEKKISGNEFEIKLRNEMKQAAIAKECAEWLEKKAEIKSLRRPNPAQPRLVYIDNPEDNVLIHGTVDFTTDGLGITPSNRLDYNMCMYGKEYTIDFLQSFNELWEDDTAVQDVKEKVLEQIRILYKENTPEFIYFVTLYNIFYDYLDELTEDNIVKSRTGFKETLIWNKLYKFQKDAVMGAIDKLEKYNGCIIADSVGLGKTFTALAVIKYYELRNDRVLVLVPKKLRENWTIYTQNDKRNIFAADRFNYDVLNHTDLSRTNGYSGEINLATLNWSNYDLVVIDESHNFRNNPPVKGRVTRYQRLMNDIIKSGVKTKVLMLSATPVNNRMNDIKNQIAFITEGRDDAFKDVGLDSIEFILRKAQTVFNRWSELPEHERTTETFVNMMDTDYFKLLDTVTIARSRKHIEKYYNLEEIGKFPTRLPPENRYPAIDAKGEFPPIEDINRLIKKLTLCIYSPLAYVLPEKRAAYEDKYDMVVGSNNSVFRQTDREQSLVGLMRVGILKRLESSINSFALTVENILYKIEKAIEAVEQMQFDYDAELDINDIDIDDPEFDSLMFGNNVKVLLQDMDLIKWKQDLLLDKDKLETILLEAMNVTPDRDAKLLELKTLIENKIQNPINPENRKVIVFTAFADTARYLYENLADHFAKKGIYSAIVTGSGDNHSNLPISKELRKSIKISDINTILTLFSPISKECSKIYPEVNEYIDILIATDCVSEGQNLQDCDYLINYDIHWNPVRIIQRFGRIDRIGSINQSVKLVNFWATKDLDEYINLQQRVRGRMVLLDVSATGEENIIETDSGKEMRDLEYRKKQLERLQKEVVDLEDISGGISITDLTFNDFKIELMEYMKANRKLLDEAPNGMYAVAKIDESVKDTINPGVIFTLRQVKGKQQSKEQNPLFPYYMVYIADDGEVKLSFLHAKKILDFYKKLCSGQKEVFKELVEEFNKETNDGRKMKHYSDLLEAAIENIIGKKQEIGVASLFSKGGTTMPKRTFDGIEDFELITFLVIKG; encoded by the coding sequence ATGAGGTCACCTAAGGTTTTGGATAATAAAAAATATAGGGTTATAGATGAGTTAAAAGCGGAATTATGTAAAGGTTCAAAGTTATCAATCATATCAGCCTACTTTACCATCTATGCTTATGAAGAACTTAAAAAGGAACTTAGTAAGATAGATAGTATGAGGTTCATTTTTACCGAGCCTACTTTTGTACGTAAGGACCAGGAGCTTTATAGGGAATATTTCATAGTTCGTCACCCTGAAAAAAAGATATCTGGCAATGAGTTTGAAATAAAGCTAAGGAATGAAATGAAGCAGGCGGCCATAGCCAAGGAATGTGCCGAGTGGCTGGAAAAGAAAGCAGAAATAAAATCTCTAAGACGGCCAAATCCTGCTCAGCCAAGACTGGTTTATATAGATAATCCTGAAGATAATGTTTTAATACATGGAACTGTTGACTTTACTACTGATGGTTTGGGTATCACTCCTTCTAATAGATTAGACTATAACATGTGTATGTATGGTAAGGAATATACTATTGATTTTTTACAGTCCTTCAATGAACTATGGGAGGATGATACTGCTGTTCAAGATGTTAAAGAAAAAGTTCTTGAACAAATACGAATTCTTTATAAAGAAAATACTCCTGAGTTCATCTACTTTGTTACTCTTTACAATATTTTCTATGATTATCTTGACGAGCTTACCGAAGATAACATTGTTAAAAGCCGTACAGGCTTTAAGGAGACCCTAATCTGGAATAAGCTTTATAAGTTCCAGAAAGACGCCGTTATGGGGGCAATTGATAAGCTTGAGAAGTACAATGGCTGCATTATAGCTGACAGTGTGGGATTAGGAAAAACTTTTACTGCACTGGCTGTAATTAAATACTACGAACTCAGAAACGATAGGGTTCTTGTACTCGTACCCAAGAAACTTCGTGAAAACTGGACCATTTATACCCAAAATGATAAACGCAATATTTTTGCTGCGGACAGGTTTAATTACGATGTTCTAAACCACACTGACCTTAGTAGGACAAATGGCTATTCTGGTGAGATTAATCTTGCCACATTAAACTGGTCAAACTATGACCTTGTCGTAATAGATGAGAGCCACAACTTTAGGAATAATCCACCGGTGAAAGGACGTGTGACTCGGTATCAGCGCTTGATGAATGATATTATAAAATCCGGTGTTAAAACAAAGGTGCTTATGTTGTCAGCAACCCCTGTGAACAACCGGATGAATGATATCAAGAACCAAATCGCTTTTATAACTGAGGGCAGGGATGATGCCTTCAAGGATGTGGGTCTTGATAGTATTGAATTTATTCTTAGGAAAGCGCAAACCGTATTCAATAGATGGTCTGAACTGCCTGAACACGAAAGAACAACTGAAACATTTGTCAATATGATGGATACTGATTATTTTAAGCTTTTAGATACGGTAACTATTGCCCGTTCCAGAAAGCATATAGAAAAATATTATAACTTAGAGGAGATAGGCAAGTTTCCAACCAGACTACCCCCAGAGAACAGATATCCTGCAATTGATGCCAAAGGTGAGTTTCCGCCTATAGAAGATATCAATAGACTTATAAAAAAACTTACCTTGTGTATCTATTCACCTTTGGCCTATGTGCTTCCTGAAAAAAGAGCTGCTTATGAAGATAAATACGATATGGTAGTAGGCTCAAATAATAGTGTTTTTAGACAGACGGATAGAGAGCAAAGTCTTGTCGGTCTTATGCGTGTTGGTATATTAAAGAGATTGGAAAGCTCTATCAATTCCTTTGCTTTAACCGTTGAAAATATCCTCTATAAAATAGAAAAGGCTATCGAAGCCGTAGAACAAATGCAATTTGACTATGATGCAGAATTAGATATCAATGATATTGATATAGACGACCCAGAGTTTGACAGCCTTATGTTTGGCAACAATGTAAAGGTATTACTCCAAGATATGGACCTAATAAAGTGGAAGCAAGATCTATTGTTAGATAAGGACAAGCTGGAAACTATTTTATTGGAAGCTATGAATGTTACACCTGATAGAGATGCAAAGCTGCTAGAACTTAAAACCCTTATAGAAAACAAAATTCAAAATCCAATAAATCCTGAAAACAGAAAGGTTATCGTATTTACGGCCTTTGCAGATACAGCCCGATATTTATATGAAAATCTAGCCGACCACTTTGCAAAAAAAGGCATTTATTCGGCTATTGTAACTGGTAGTGGTGATAATCATTCCAATTTACCTATATCAAAAGAATTGAGAAAATCGATTAAAATATCAGATATAAATACTATATTGACCTTGTTCTCTCCTATCTCGAAGGAGTGTTCTAAGATATATCCCGAAGTTAATGAATATATAGATATACTTATTGCTACCGATTGTGTATCTGAAGGCCAGAACCTGCAAGACTGCGATTATTTGATAAATTACGATATTCATTGGAATCCGGTCAGAATTATACAACGATTCGGGCGTATAGACCGTATTGGTTCAATTAACCAATCTGTCAAATTAGTAAACTTTTGGGCTACCAAGGACTTGGACGAGTACATAAACCTCCAGCAGCGTGTCAGAGGCAGGATGGTTTTATTGGATGTGTCTGCCACAGGTGAGGAAAATATTATAGAAACAGACTCTGGCAAAGAGATGAGAGACCTCGAATACCGTAAGAAGCAGCTTGAAAGGCTTCAGAAAGAGGTTGTGGACTTAGAAGATATATCGGGAGGCATATCGATAACAGATCTGACCTTTAATGATTTTAAGATTGAGCTTATGGAATATATGAAAGCCAATAGAAAGCTTTTAGATGAGGCGCCAAATGGAATGTATGCTGTTGCAAAGATAGACGAAAGCGTAAAAGATACTATAAATCCAGGAGTGATTTTTACCCTTAGACAAGTCAAAGGGAAACAACAAAGCAAAGAGCAGAACCCTCTATTTCCCTATTATATGGTTTATATCGCAGATGATGGGGAAGTAAAGCTATCTTTCCTGCATGCTAAGAAGATACTGGATTTTTATAAAAAACTATGCTCCGGACAAAAAGAAGTATTTAAAGAGTTGGTAGAGGAGTTTAATAAAGAGACCAATGATGGTCGTAAAATGAAACATTATTCCGATTTGTTGGAAGCTGCTATTGAAAATATTATAGGCAAGAAGCAGGAGATTGGAGTGGCCAGCCTCTTTAGTAAAGGCGGCACCACCATGCCGAAAAGAACCTTTGATGGTATTGAGGATTTTGAACTGATTACATTTTTGGTCATAAAGGGATAG
- a CDS encoding helix-turn-helix domain-containing protein, with the protein MDYLSAKEIAEKWNISRRRVQILCEEGRIPGAFKLSDVWVIPKDAEKPADRRKAKKKTVNGEADKLVSGD; encoded by the coding sequence ATGGATTATTTATCAGCAAAGGAAATAGCTGAGAAGTGGAATATTTCAAGACGGAGAGTTCAGATACTTTGTGAAGAAGGCAGAATACCGGGCGCATTCAAGCTTAGTGATGTTTGGGTTATACCCAAAGATGCGGAAAAACCTGCAGACAGACGTAAGGCTAAGAAAAAAACAGTGAATGGAGAGGCAGATAAATTAGTGTCGGGGGATTGA
- a CDS encoding recombinase family protein, with protein MGTIYGYCRCSTDETRQDIDRQRRELRKLGVQDENIYWEYVSGRKPNKVEWSRLVEKLDVGDTICTTEVSRISRSTKELCEIIDLAQEKQIKLVIGSIVIDCGKNDPMTKGMLLMWSVFAELEADLISQRVKSGMQNAKAKGVKIGRPKTSLDNLPANFIRHYPKYKAGDLTLVELARLCGISRQTAYKYRTIYECNE; from the coding sequence ATGGGAACGATATACGGCTATTGCAGATGTTCAACTGACGAGACCAGACAGGACATCGACCGGCAAAGACGGGAACTACGCAAACTCGGAGTGCAAGACGAAAACATATACTGGGAATACGTAAGCGGACGCAAACCAAATAAAGTTGAATGGTCGAGACTGGTAGAGAAATTAGATGTCGGTGATACCATCTGCACAACCGAGGTTTCAAGGATTTCAAGGTCTACGAAAGAGCTATGCGAAATCATTGATTTGGCACAAGAAAAGCAGATAAAACTTGTAATAGGCAGCATTGTAATCGACTGCGGCAAAAATGACCCGATGACAAAAGGGATGCTGCTGATGTGGTCAGTATTTGCCGAACTGGAAGCTGACCTGATAAGCCAGAGGGTCAAGAGTGGTATGCAAAATGCCAAGGCCAAAGGTGTTAAGATAGGCCGACCTAAAACATCGCTGGATAATCTGCCTGCTAATTTCATCCGGCACTATCCAAAATACAAGGCCGGAGACCTGACACTCGTTGAGCTTGCTCGATTGTGTGGTATTAGCAGGCAGACAGCTTATAAGTATCGTACAATCTACGAGTGCAACGAATAA
- a CDS encoding helix-turn-helix domain-containing protein, with amino-acid sequence MVKNRAYYKELYKDYPDLVTLEQFRQMLGGIGDTTARKLIRANRVKHFYIRGSYLIPKKSVIDYVLSDHYAEYKHSLKVQV; translated from the coding sequence ATGGTGAAAAACAGAGCCTATTACAAAGAGCTGTATAAGGACTATCCTGATTTAGTGACACTTGAACAATTTCGTCAAATGCTTGGAGGTATCGGCGACACCACTGCACGTAAGCTAATAAGAGCCAATCGAGTCAAGCACTTTTACATCCGGGGTAGTTACCTGATTCCGAAGAAAAGCGTTATCGACTATGTGTTGAGCGACCACTACGCTGAATACAAGCACTCACTAAAGGTTCAGGTATGA
- a CDS encoding stalk domain-containing protein yields the protein MIKDVTVQINSAVKYKLNGNEFIPKNVDGSKMDTLIYNGRSYVPLRAIADAFKVAVDWDGATSTIILGEREGKGVSLLDLKPRLEDFFYDTEYLVITSDKDALTFHGDTEVVFNFGIDSVSKSKSATKIFVSLEKKFQTLKFYTWTTDNDGKLVIWDTTNKSSIELKRFDIPKNELKEIEVNVGGVDSLLIEFGGYNKTKFVIAEPYLK from the coding sequence GTGATTAAAGATGTTACAGTTCAAATTAATTCTGCTGTAAAATACAAGTTAAATGGTAATGAGTTTATTCCCAAAAATGTTGATGGAAGTAAAATGGATACCTTAATATATAACGGAAGGTCTTATGTGCCGCTTAGAGCAATTGCAGATGCCTTCAAAGTTGCTGTTGATTGGGATGGAGCAACTAGTACTATAATACTTGGAGAAAGAGAAGGTAAAGGTGTTAGCTTGTTAGATCTCAAACCAAGACTCGAGGATTTTTTCTATGATACAGAATATCTTGTAATTACATCTGATAAGGATGCTCTGACATTTCACGGTGATACTGAAGTTGTTTTTAACTTTGGTATAGATTCAGTAAGTAAAAGTAAAAGTGCTACTAAAATTTTTGTTTCCTTGGAGAAAAAGTTCCAAACCCTGAAGTTTTATACTTGGACCACAGATAATGATGGAAAATTGGTAATTTGGGATACAACTAACAAAAGCAGTATTGAATTAAAAAGATTTGATATTCCAAAAAACGAACTAAAAGAAATAGAAGTTAATGTAGGTGGCGTAGATAGTTTACTAATAGAGTTTGGGGGATATAACAAAACAAAATTTGTTATTGCTGAGCCGTACTTAAAATAA